In Malassezia vespertilionis chromosome 7, complete sequence, the following proteins share a genomic window:
- a CDS encoding uncharacterized protein (TransMembrane:2 (o30-50i185-209o)), translating into MALGRGASDAPRDAARQDAHKDATAARTRFILTLSTVAFVTGAAGTLFYCMRRKPGTPNVHAVTGDARAMAHAAASEEQAPVKTPLALFREMHAGAWRFLSPRAPAMHAKAPASAVRAVPAKRTTIQAAPVGLAKLKATPATPPVTTVMAAAPHAAPTSYSIGVLAPTPERTPHEPRDQTSDGPLLALGAFSLATSIVGASALGAVLWVRYYFEISSVDEFVDRMRAALSQWRLHTYVQYYMPSFSEEDTAPHAMDMRLAPEELHARIADTQDPAEFLRLMRVQLDQEYAAHEEARAARLAARAQSKKLASVP; encoded by the coding sequence ATGGCGcttggacgcggcgcgagcgacgcaccgcgcgatgcggcgcgccaagacgcgcaCAAAGACGCCACTGCGGCCCGTACGCGGTTTATCTTAACCCTCTCGACCGTCGCATTTGTCACAGGCGCCGCAGGGACACTTTTCTACtgtatgcgccgcaaaccCGGCACGCCGAACGTGCATGCAGTGAcgggcgacgcgcgcgccatggcgcatgCGGCTGCCAGCGAGGAGCAAGCGCCTGTCAAAACCCCTCTTGCGCTCTTTCGCGAGATGCATGCTGGGGCATGGCGTTTTTTGTCGCCCCGAGCGCCCGCGATGCACGCCAAAGCGCCCGCGAGCGCAGTCCGGGCGGTGCCTGCAAAGCGCACCACGATacaagcagcgcctgtAGGCCTCGCGAAGCTGAAGGCCACGCCGGCCACGCCCCCAGTAACGACAGTGatggccgccgcgccgcacgccgcgcccacGTCGTATAGCATCGGCGTGCTGGCACCCACGCCAGAGCGCACACcgcacgagccgcgcgaccAGACATCGGACGGGCCATTGCTGGCGCTCGGTGCGTTTTCTCTAGCCACCTCTATTGTTGGTGCGTCGGCtcttggcgccgtgctttgGGTGCGCTACTATTTTGAAATCTCCTCGGTCGACGAATTTGTTGACcgcatgcgcgctgcgctctcGCAATGGCGCTTGCATACGTACGTGCAGTACTACATGCCTTCTTTCAGCGAGGAGGATACGGCGCCACACGCGATGGACATGCGACTAGCGCCGGAAGAGCTGCACGCCCGCATCGCAGATACACAAGACCCTGCCGAGTTTTTGCGGCTGATGCGCGTCCAGCTGGACCAAGAGTATGCAGCACacgaagaggcgcgcgctgcacggctcgctgcgcgtgcgcagagCAAAAAGCTCGCCTCTGTACCATAG
- a CDS encoding RING-type E3 ubiquitin transferase (COG:A; EggNog:ENOG503NWVQ; TransMembrane:15 (i94-114o188-205i387-408o515-535i556-577o597-615i667-688o700-720i852-874o894-914i935-955o975-995i1007-1027o1033-1053i1065-1087o); BUSCO:EOG09260DFJ): MADLAGVPEVPTCRICRSEEEPGAPLYHPCRCTGSIRYCHQDCLMQWLQHSQKRYCELCKYDFIFHKHYKHTMPDGSFPPWLYARFIGWRALQIAAYILRVVFVGLVWLVLVPYTSYKVWCMYFRISDRIVDAVQGTRSYDATHTQPNTANLLPQRLSEERMADYTYRAARVLVETIYDEVTSEWPRSAFVTAAVMVSFVAVFLLREWVLQYQHETLEHRPAPEEEQPNAARDRIRAAALHAAQARAERMMAADPMHLLVQDLAQNAPQRLDTAWAAEHADAPEEYAMHPAPPQLAPNDEEGSLARAPARTFPHDDDSAWEDESEGGNEPGQVALEPAPLDDDDDDDDDDDEGDNLWDDNADMGEDLDSIMQVIGLRGSLWGFTQSVLILQALVVVIISVFVIFPYLLGRLFGFRFTEALLLPAALLRRITDPVFEFLLDRIAGVLRLTKAIFPQFLRAAPHTQSPVLGLHVPHTQTAPLARFVRHWAGGVARLAQTLQDCTRGTRIWERGLCVVLGHAYIVMGLFLETQLGVYIHGLHLSWPKHAMKQYTTIFKVLAFSVIDLVFFPLFCGTLLEWCLFPLFPGASIARMLGDARAAPFSFILCRWTAGTVYMFHFAQFVTATRAVVRPGVLCWMRDASDPDFHPIREILETRATLQLRKLGDSMIMYSAIAVCLAGASLRAVYYALPNVLPLHWHPLTPVLHVPVDLLLLQLGLRVVLKQARARVRAKRYFRYWWIWAARRVRLSAFLMGDDLPEEHGHVARGGWLARMLGTASEKHAQFIHDGGYARVPANDHPAPNALLFIPTDLHGAPLDEEGRAALEKQRASIATMEKHKALYSVVYIPPNIRRRVLGLLGLLWASVFCAMLGALFAPLLLGRGIMHLAGLGGVHDMYALYTGYVALIALVCVGVGGRRAVLSAQQRTLRVYASHAARLVFHISTALGLVPLLVGLVFHQYLIPVQQYTTEGIPQLNVLHAWALGLILLYLALLLTLFVAPDYAPTLWDMLEMLQTGSVWHVPVLVGWTWLVRPALVLALPLIAAPYLCAAFALWIAGKLAAAAAVQQLYLRCANLGIASLLLGFAAWHFILRRLRYWTSVLRDELFLESTELCNFTEHPAEGPFLGPLPHSMVRGG; the protein is encoded by the exons ATGGCGGATCTCGCAGGCGTGCCGGAAGTGCCGACATGCCGTATATGCCGCAGTGAAGAAGAgccgggcgcgccgctgtaccATCCATGCCGGTGCACGGGCAGTATCCGGTACTGCCACCAGGACTG CTTGATGCAGTGGCTGCAGCACAGCCAAAAACGGTACTGCGAGTTATGCAAGTACGACTTTATTTTTCACAAGCACTATAAGCACACGATGCCCGACGGCTCTTTTCCGCCGTGGCTGTATGCACGGTTCATCGGgtggcgtgcgctgcagatcGCCGCGTACATTCTTCGTGTCGTGTTTGTGGGGTTGGTGTGGCTTGTGCTTGTCCCATACACCTCGTACAAGGTCTGGTGCATGTACTTTCGCATCAGCGACCGCATCGTAGATGCGGTGCAAGGCACACGGAGCTACGACGCCACACACACACAGCCAAACACGGCAAATTTGCTCCCGCAGCGCCTgagcgaggagcgcatggccGACTACACgtaccgcgccgcgcgagtcTTGGTAGAAACCATCTACGACGAGGTCACTTCCGAGTGGCCACGCTCTGCGTTTGTCACCGCCGCCGTCATGGTCTCGTTTGTGGCCGTTTTTCTCCTCCGCGAATGGGTTTTGCAGTACCAGCACGAAACCCTCGAGCATCGTCCGGCGCCCGAAGAGGAGCAGccaaacgccgcgcgcgatcgcatccgcgctgctgctttgcacgctgcacaggcgcgtGCGGAGCGTATGATGGCCGCCGATCCCATGCACCTGCTTGTCCAGGACCTTGCACAAAACGCGCCACAGCGCTTGGACACGGCGTGGGCTGCAGAGCATGCAGACGCGCCCGAAGAATACGCAATGCAcccagcaccgccgcagcttgcgccgaACGATGAGGAGGGttcgcttgcgcgcgcgcctgcgcgcacCTTTCCCCACGATGACGACTCGGCGTGGGAGGACGAGAGCGAGGGAGGAAACGAGCCGggccaagtcgcgctcgagcccgcgccgctcgacgacgatgacgacgacgacgacgacgacgacgaaggGGATAATTTGTGGGACGACAACGCGGACATGGGCGAGGACCTCGACAGTATTATGCAAGTCATTGGCCTGCGCGGCTCTCTCTGGGGCTTTACGCAAAGCGTGCTCATCTTGCAGGCCCTCGTCGTGGTCATCATTTCTGTATTTGTTATTTTCCCCTACCTCCTCGGGCGCCTTTTCGGCTTCCGCTTCACCGAGGCACTCCTTCTccccgccgcgctgctgcgccgcatcacCGACCCCGTCTTTGAGTTTTTGCTGGACCGCATTGCCggtgtgctgcgcctcaCAAAAGCCATTTTCCCACAGTTTctacgcgccgcgccgcacacgcaaAGCCCCGTGCTTGGGCTGCATGTGCCACATACCCAaaccgcgccgcttgcacgctTTGTGCGGCACTGGGCGGGCGGAgtggcgcgccttgcgcaaacACTGCAGgactgcacgcgcggcaccCGCATTTGGGAACGTGGGCTGTGTGTCGTCCTTGGCCATGCGTACATTGTGATGGGCCTCTTTCTCGAGACGCAGCTTGGCGTCTACATCCACGGCCTGCATTTATCCTGGCCAAAACACGCGATGAAGCAGTACACGACTATCTTCAAGGTCCTCGCCTTTTCCGTCATCGACCTTGTCTTCTTTCCCCTGTTCTGCGGCACGCTTCTCGAGTGGTGCCTATTCCCGCTTTTTCCCGGCGCATCGATCGCCCGCATGCtgggcgatgcacgcgccgcgccgtttTCCTTTATCCTGTGTCGCTGGACCGCCGGCACAGTGTACATGTTCCACTTTGCGCAATTCGTCACTgcaacgcgcgccgtcgtcCGCCCCGGCGTGCTGTGCTGgatgcgcgatgcaagcgaTCCCGATTTCCATCCCATCCGCGAGATTCtcgagacgcgcgcgacactgcagctgcgcaagctcggcgacTCGATGATTATGTACAGCGCAATCGCGGTTTGTTTGGCGGGCGCATCGCTCCGCGCAGTGTACTATGCGCTGCCAAATgtgctgccgctgcactGGCATCCACTCACCCCTGTCCTCCACGTCCCTGTCGacctcctcctcctccagctcggcttgcgcgtcgtgctgaagcaagcgcgcgcgcgcgtgcgtgcgaaGCGCTACTTTCGCTACTGGTGGAtatgggcggcgcgccgtgtgcgTTTGAGCGCTTTTCTCATGGGCGACGATTTGCCGGAAGAGCATGGgcacgttgcgcgcggcggctggcttgcgcgcatgctcggcaccgCGAGCGAAAAGCATGCCCAGTTTATTCACGACGGAGGCTACGCGCGCGTTCCTGCCAATGACCACCCAGCGCCGAATGCGCTCTTGTTTATTCCCACAGAcctgcatggcgcgccgctcgacgaggaggggcgtgctgcgctggaaaagcagcgtgcgtcgATCGCGACGATGGAAAAGCACAAGGCACTCTACTCGGTAGTCTACATTCCCCCCAATATCCGCCGCCGTGTGCTGGGCTTGCTGGGGCTCTTGTGGGCGAGTGTGTTTTGCGcaatgctcggcgcgctgtttgcgccgctcttgctCGGGCGCGGCATTATGCACCTCGCCGGCTTGGGCGGCGTGCACGATATGTATGCGCTGTATACTGGCTACGTTGCGCTCATTGCCCTTGTGTGTGTCGGTGTCggcgggcgccgcgcggtgctttCTGCACAGCAGCGGACGCTCCGTGTATATGCCtcgcatgctgcgcgccttgtaTTCCACATTTCCACTGCGCTGGGccttgtgccgctgcttgtgGGACTCGTATTTCACCAATACTTGATTCCAGTGCAGCAATATACCACCGAGGGCATCCCGCAGCTCAACGTGCTGCATGCCTGGGCGCTGGGACTCATCTTGCTCtatctcgcgctgctgcttaCCCTGTTTGTCGCGCCGGACTATGCACCGACGCTCTGGGACATGCTCGAAATGCTCCAGACAGGAAGTGTGTGGCACGTGCCGGTGCTTGTGGGCTGGACGTGGCTGGTGAGGCcggcgcttgtgcttgcacTGCCGCTGATTGCTGCGCCGTATCTGTGTGCTGCGTTCGCGCTGTGGATCGCCGGGAAGCtcgctgccgctgcggcggtgcagcagctgtacttgcgctgcgcgaatcTGGGGATTGCATCCTTGCTGCTCGGATTCGCAGCGTGGCATTTCATTCTGCGTCGGTTGCGCTACTGGACGAGCGTGCTTCGCGACGAGCTATTTTTGGAGTCCACCGAGCTTTGCAACTTTACCGAGCACCCCGCCGAGGGGCCGTTTCTGGGGCCGCTTCCGCATAGCATGGTCCGTGGGGGATAG
- a CDS encoding uncharacterized protein (EggNog:ENOG503P46R; COG:C; COG:O), protein MEHEGPVPDLGAYTATHAAQDGDDALFAELDREVELLNEADADDAAEISGGNGRDADGNLAEAFQVYRAQRMAEIEAHVVARRGAAQSGDGGKYREVRDEKELLDASIRQPKVVIHFAHKDFRRCAILDRHFEQHLAKQHPRTLFAKADVRNTPFLVEKLGIKVLPCILAFRDGVCQEKLIGFEEFGNADSFSTAALEWRLGRAGVIQPQQKATKPILGFGVPAAAPDEDVWDD, encoded by the exons ATGGAGCACGAGGGCCCAGTGCCGGATCTTGGCGCGTATACAGCgacgcatgcagcgcaagacggggacgatgcgcttttTGCGGAGCTCGATAGGGAAGTCGAGCTGCTGAACGAGGCGGATGCAGACGATGCGGCGGAAATAAGCGGCGGAAACggccgcgacgcggacGGCAACCTTGCCGAAGCGTTCCAAGTGTaccgcgcacagcgcatggCAGAGATAGAGGCGCATgtcgtggcgcggcgcggcgcggcacagagCGGCGATGGCGGCAAGTACAGAGAGGTGCGCGATGAAAaagagctgctcgatgcgaGCATCAGGCAGCCTAAAGTCGTGATCCATTTTGCGCACAAGGATTTCCGGCGGTGTGCCATTCTTGACCGGCATTTCGAG CAGCACCTTGCAAAGCAGCATCCCCGCACCTTGTTTGCGAAAGCTGACGTGCGCAACACGCCGTTTCTTGTGGAGAAACTCGGCATCAAGGTGCTTCCCTGCATATTAGCATTCCGCGATGGTGTATGCCAGGAAAAACTTATTGGCTTCGAAGAGTTTGGCAATGCAGACTCATTCAGTACCGCGGCACTCGAGTGGCGGCTGGGGCGTGCAG GCGTCATTCAGCCGCAGCAAAAAGCCACAAAACCCATTCTGGGCTTTGGCGTaccggcagcggcgccggaCGAGGACGTGTGGGACGACTAG
- the PUS4 gene encoding tRNA pseudouridine(55) synthase (COG:J; BUSCO:EOG09264HU0; EggNog:ENOG503NXW0) — MPKAAAGASSVKPLSGLFAIAKPSGPTSMHMLDELKTLLASSSLFYPPDAPPPFSAAARNTKRAKPWERALLKKCGRLPPKIGQGGTLDPLAEGVLVIGIGDATKRLQDFLHCTKEYRVTGLLGTSTTSYDSQEPVLQHAPHHHVTAELVRARLASFTGAVQQIPPLYSALRMDGKRLFEYAREGVPLPRPIAPRDVHIEALSLLEWLPHDTHDYKPPADQVPAEDVALFAKVRDMAGRSHALDTVSDSAPLAPATPPHMGSDVPPAAFTLEMTVSSGTYVRSIVHDLGAACGSAAHVVRLIRTRQGKFALGEAHAENEGDVHAPPSSHTAIPWHIFETGLEELAAARTDGTRIDARDAQGLCAWERAILEQYVYTIF; from the coding sequence ATGCCCAaagctgcagcaggcgcgtcgtccGTAAAGCCTCTCTCGGGCCTTTTTGCTATTGCCAAACCAAGCGGCCCTACGTCCATGCACATGCTGGATGAACTTAAGACCCTATTGGCAAGCTCGTCCTTATTCTACCCACCTGACGCGCCGCCTCCTTTTtctgccgcagcgcgcaacaCAAAACGCGCCAAACCATgggagcgcgcgctgctaAAGAAATGCGGCCGCTTGCCGCCCAAGATAGGCCAAGGAGGCACACTTGATCCCCTTGCCGAAGGTGTGCTGGTCATCGGGATTGGAGACGCGACCAAGCGACTCCAAGACTTTTTGCACTGCACAAAAGAATACCGCGTCACGGGCTTGCTCGGCACCTCCACGACCTCCTATGACTCGCAGGAGCCagtgctgcagcatgcacCGCACCATCACGTCACGGCAGAGCTTGTACGCGCGAGACTTGCGAGTTTCAcaggcgccgtgcagcaaaTTCCGCCGCTGTAcagtgcactgcgcatggACGGCAAGCGTCTTTTTGAGTACGCACGCGAAGGAGTTCCTCTGCCGCGGCCCATTGCACCGCGCGATGTGCATATCGAGGCACTTTCCCTGCTCGAATGGCTTCCGCACGACACGCACGACTACAAACCGCCCGCAGACCAAGTGCCTGCAGAAGATGTTGCGCTGTTTGCCAAGGTGCGGGACATGGCAGGGCGCAGCCATGCACTGGACACTGTCAGCGACAGTGCGCCGTTGGCGCCTGCGACTCCGCCACACATGGGCAGCGACGTGCCGCCGGCAGCATTTACACTCGAAATGACCGTATCGTCGGGCACGTATGTACGCTCGATTGTGCACGAtctcggcgctgcttgtgggAGTGCTGCGCATGTTGTGCGGCTTATTCGCACACGCCAAGGCAAGTTTGCACTCGGTGAAGCGCACGCGGAAAATGAAGGGGatgtgcatgcaccgccATCGTCGCATACGGCTATTCCTTGGCACATCTTTGAAACTGGACTTGAAGagcttgcggcggcgcgtacaGATGGCACGCGTatcgatgcgcgcgatgcacaggGCTTGTGTGCATGGGAGCGCGCGATTTTGGAACAGTATGTATACACCATCTTCTAA
- a CDS encoding uncharacterized protein (EggNog:ENOG503PKXC) — translation MAAASSKEWQHTQVSAAGTIEPLHVHALLEMLGRKVNVPPTVFVVRESQLRRADDESQRPLEMSDSKWSNVRRAREQTRITVRTEDTTYVLAVYLSSQFLLPLPPAPPGATPSMLVRSIVMAQEMTPCAATTTPAPLESSTIFSTPVHVLEMHAAHHTGWDVLAHLLNWAPAREQLHFGLRFVLLSEDPRVVHELRVFRSTEWTSLQSDAHSVHAIAPGMHVRALSSFRSDVGPGVPKREQEASARALEYALHHMQQLQKSLDPFVPLHRDV, via the coding sequence ATGGCCGCCGCGTCCAGCAAGGAATGGCAGCACACGCAAGTGTCTGCGGCGGGCACGATCGAGCCGTTGCatgtgcacgcgctgctcgagatGCTGGGGCGAAAGGTCAATGTGCCACCGACGGTATTTGTAGTGCGCGAGTCGCagctccggcgcgccgacgacgaGTCGCAACGGCCACTCGAAATGAGCGACTCGAAATGGAGCAATGTACGGCGAGCACGCGAGCAGACGCGGATCACTGTGCGCACAGAAGACACGACGTATGTACTTGCCGTATACTTATCCAGCCAATTCctcttgccgctgccgccggcgccgcccgGTGCGACGCCTTCCATGCTCGTGCGAAGTATTGTCATGGCACAGGAAATGACCCCTTGTGCTGCAACAACGACacccgcgccgctcgagtCGAGCACAATTTTTTCTACGCCTGTCCATGTGCTTGAAATGCATGCCGCTCACCATACTGGCTGGGACGTGCTTGCACACTTACTCAATTGGGCcccagcgcgcgagcaatTGCACTTTGGTCTGCGGTTTGTCTTGCTATCAGAAGATCCGCGCGTAGTGCATGAACTCCGTGTGTTTCGCTCGACAGAGTGGACCTCCTTGCAGTCAGATGCGCATTCTGTACATGCCATTGCACCAGGAATGCACGTTCGCGCGCTCAGCAGTTTTCGCTCCGATGTCGGGCCTGGCGTGCcgaagcgcgagcaagaggcatctgcacgcgcgctggagTATGCGCTCCACCATATGCAGCAACTGCAAAAGTCGCTCGATCCgtttgtgccgctgcaccgcgaTGTGTAA
- a CDS encoding cellulase (EggNog:ENOG503NX59; COG:I), producing MYVPPLSSQPPQGRTFGLRMQLPPHLPLHYTPLNPVQFLLRAALIRPDHTAVVHPEQHYSFTYAQWAARVLSLACALRSVPGWQEGDRVAVVSPNVPLIADAHYGVLAAGGIVTPLNYRNTASEIEYILVHCGARVVLVDHTVQHLIPSLPNLFVVCSLDSGGQDRQDAYEAFLMQGYHAWANAPPRNGLRDYGLLDEIVDENATSSLCYTSGTTGNPKGVETTFRGSYLAALSNALQSQLNGDTVYLWVLPMFHCCGWTFPWAVTAALGTHHMLRSVQYPEIWRAFLHGGVTHYCGAPTVQNGIVQASEAQRLDRPVYVLVAASAPSAHLLGKMESLHLLPIHVYGLTETYGPSNGRFQEPAWYRLDLEQRSRLQARQGHAYVSGDETRVVKLDTDELVDVKQDASETGEIVMRGNLVMKRYYKNPEATAEATRGNWFHTGDLAVRHPGGEIQIVDRGKDIIISGGENISSVMVEQELASHPWVRESAVVAKSHPKWGEAGHAVVVLSDAAKHALAAADDANQMLHDTLSDHCRKYMSGFAIPKWFSTIDELPKSSTGSTYPAPSRQKF from the coding sequence ATGTACGTGCCTCCGCTTTCCTCGCAGCCGCCGCAGGGCCGCACATTTGggctgcgcatgcagctTCCACCCCACCTTCCTCTGCACTACACGCCCTTGAATCCCGTGCAatttttgctgcgcgccgcgctgaTTCGCCCCGACCACACCGCCGTTGTGCACCCCGAGCAGCACTACTCGTTCACCTACGCGCAGTGGGCCGCACGCGTCCTGAGTCTTgcgtgtgcattgcgcagtgTTCCGGGATGGCAGGAAGGTGACCGTGTGGCCGTAGTGAGTCCCAACGTGCCGCTGATTGCCGACGCACACTACGGCGTCCTCGCCGCGGGCGGCATTGTGACCCCGCTCAACTACCGCAACACCGCGTCGGAGATCGAGTACATTTTGGTCCACTGTGGCGCGCGTGTCGTGCTTGTTGACCACACAGTGCAGCACCTCATTCCCTCTCTCCCGAACCTCTTCGTGGTTTGCTCGCTTGATTCTGGCGGGCAGGACCGGCAGGATGCGTACGAAGCGTTTCTCATGCAAGGCTACCACGCATGGGCAAATGCCCCTCCGCGGAATGGGCTGCGCGACTATGGGCTGCTGGACGAGATCGTCGACGAGAATGCGACCTCGTCGCTGTGCTACACGTCCGGCACCACCGGCAATCCCAAAGGCGTCGAGACGACCTTTCGTGGGAGCtaccttgcagcgctctcGAATGCGCTCCAGTCGCAGCTCAATGGCGACACGGTCTACCTCTGGGTGCTTCCCATGTTCCACTGCTGCGGCTGGACATTTCCCTGGGCCGTCAcggccgcgctcggcacgcacCACATGCTCCGCAGCGTGCAGTATCCCGAGAtttggcgcgcatttttgCACGGCGGCGTGACGCACtactgcggcgcgcccacCGTGCAGAACGGCATTGTGCAGGCgagcgaggcgcagcggctggACCGTCCCGTCTATGTGCTGGTCGCGGCCAGTGCGCCGTCCGCACACCTGCTGGGCAAGATGGAGTCGCTGCACCTTCTCCCCATCCACGTCTACGGCCTCACCGAGACGTACGGCCCGAGCAATGGCCGGTTCCAGGAGCCAGCGTGGTACCGCTTGgacctcgagcagcgctcgcgcctGCAGGCCCGCCAGGGCCATGCGTACGTGTCCGGAGACGAGACGCGCGTCGTAAAACTCGACAccgacgagctcgtcgacgTGAAGCAGGACGCCAGCGAGACGGGCGAGATCGTGATGCGCGGCAACCTCGTTATGAAGCGCTACTACAAGAACCCTGAAGCGACCGCCGAAGCGACTCGCGGCAACTGGTTCCACACGGGCGATCTTGCCGTGCGGCACCCCGGCGGAGAGATCCAAATCGTAGACCGGGGCAAGGACATTATTATTTCCGGCGGCGAAAATATCTCGTCTGTCATGGTCGAGCAGGAGCTCGCGTCGCACCCGTGGGTGCGTGAGTCTGCCGTCGTCGCCAAGTCGCACCCCAAATGGGGCGAAGCGGGCCATGCGGTGGTTGTCCtgagcgacgcggcgaaGCACGCATTGGCCGCCGCGGACGACGCGAACCAGATGCTGCACGACACACTCAGCGATCACTGCCGCAAGTACATGAGCGGATTTGCCATCCCGAAATGGTTTTCTACGATCGATGAGCTGCCCAAGTCGAGCACCGGCAGTACGTACCCCGCACCCTCACGCCAGAAATTTTGA
- a CDS encoding uncharacterized protein (EggNog:ENOG503P29M; TransMembrane:4 (i41-59o79-104i186-207o237-257i); COG:S), whose amino-acid sequence MPQAALAFPPAYTLVGVYRLTHDPNIWRPHWRAVSKSASQALLLAVLWLVLTMPFQLYIASPFIGRVGSAVGARHAYDMAARVAQAVHIPMFTYATLTKVLVVLNQINSLMELRMGKQLRVFRQTAYADTVASRGKAAEWWVPYTEEWEQPPDTAPSAQPRTLPGRITGAVRGRCIRFAVRKVSMIFFSSIPLFGMVCYASAAAVSYTSSLLQPMYKAKRMSTHQIALWDEEHRTEYFFFGLSALLLEHIPVLGLVFSVSNRIGAAMWAHDLEKRQHRFRRGELDRVAQSQHFPADGAPGAYRHATRADVPARKSVAAEPAV is encoded by the coding sequence atgccgcaagctgcgctcgcgttTCCGCCGGCATACACGCTTGTCGGTGTGTACCGCCTGACGCACGATCCAAACATCTGGCGGCCGCACTGGCGGGCAGTTAGCAAGTCGGCGAGCCAAGCGCTACTGCTTGCTGTTCTGTGGCTTGTACTGACCATGCCTTTCCAGCTGTACATTGCATCGCCGTTCATCGGCCGCGTGGGCTCTGCTGtcggtgcgcggcatgcataCGATATGGCGGCGCGTGTCGCACAAGCCGTGCACATCCCCATGTTTACCTACGCGACGCTCACAAAAGTGCTGGTCGTGCTGAACCAAATCAACTCGCTCATGGAGCTCCGCATGGGAaagcagctgcgcgtgtTCCGCCAAACAGCATATGCAGATACcgttgcatcgcgcggcaaggCTGCAGAGTGGTGGGTGCCGTATACAGAAGAGTGGGAGCAGCCGCCCGACactgcgcccagcgcgcagcCACGCACGTTGCCCGGCCGCATCActggcgccgtgcgcggccGATGTATCCGCTTTGCTGTGCGCAAGGTAAGCATGATCTTTTTCAGCTCAATCCCGCTGTTTGGCATGGTCTGTtacgcaagcgccgcggccgtgTCCTACACCTCGTCCTTGCTACAGCCCATGTACAAGGCCAAGCGCATGTCTACGCACCAAATCGCGCTCTGGGACGAAGAGCACCGCACGGAATACTTTTTCTTTGGGCTCTCTGCACTCTTGCTAGAGCATATTCCCGTGCTGGGCCTCGTGTTCAGCGTCTCCAACCGCATCGGAGCGGCCATGTGGGCGCACGATCTCGAGAAGCGGCAGCACCGGTTCCGGCGCGGGGAACTCGACCGTGTTGCACAGTCGCAGCACTTTCCGGCAGACGGCGCTCCGGGAGCGTATAGACATGCTACGCGTGCGGACGTGcccgcgcgcaagagcgtTGCAGCCGAGCCAGCAGTGTAG